In Colletotrichum lupini chromosome 6, complete sequence, a single window of DNA contains:
- a CDS encoding cytochrome P450, whose amino-acid sequence MAFLFLIPLAILGIAIFKLRNVGRRPKNYPPGPPTLPLIGNLHQIPPTQSHHQFKKWAKEYGPVYSLILGTKVMIVLSSDRAVKDLLDKRSNIYSSRTDLYLGNVVSGNLRVVMMQYGETWRMIRKIFHQVLHINAAKGYVPYQDLESKQMLSGSS is encoded by the exons ATGGCTTTCCTCTTTCTGATCCCGCTGGCGATTCTAGGTATTGCCATCTTCAAGCTGCGGAATGTCGGCCGACGGCCCAAGAACTATCCTCCGGGACCTCCCACGTTACCACTGATCGGAAATTTGCACCAGATTCCACCGACGCAATCGCATCACCAGTTCAAGAAATGGGCCAAAGAGTATGG CCCAGTTTACTCGCTCATTCTCGGCACCAAGGTCATGATTGTGCTCTCGTCCGACCGAGCAGTCAAGGATCTCTTGGACAAACGCAGCAACATCTACTCCTCTCGCACCGATCTCTACCTCGGAAATGTAGTCAGCGGCAATCTCCGCGTCGTCATGATG CAATACGGCGAAACCTGGCGCATGATCCGGAAGATATTCCACCAAGTCCTACACATCAATGCCGCCAAGGGCTACGTACCATACCAAGACCTCGAAAGCAAGCAGATGCTATCCGG AAGTTcgtaa
- a CDS encoding cytochrome P450 has translation MGISAVRRFTTSLTTQMVFSFRTTSIHNEKLKRLYHCVEKWSEVVGSSAAAMLDVYPPLRNLGFMSPGKRYAEALHKEERALILTDAQPCFCVGIVESQKTLGFSDALAGYISGSALEAGSDTTASTLTGFVQAMVLHPSVQRQAQDELDRICGTKRLPNMDDWDSMPYIRACVKESLRWMPTAILGLPHAVIQDDEYMGHKIPKGAGVMLNVWAINMDENRFENPRAFDPSRYEGDEQNSFESAMNGDASKRDHYVFGAGRRLCQGTHIADRSLFLSISRLLWAFSLEKAIDTEGNEITPNADDLTDGFLVQPKPFPAKITPRSDAHAQVIRREWEASQALLDESKQWKEIPSGMVFESLVSLDLKE, from the exons atgggtataagcgctgtcCGTCGCTTCACGACCTCGCTAACGACGCAGATGGTATTTAGTTTTCGCACAACGAGCATACATAACGAGAAGCTAAAGAGGCTTTATCACTGCGTTGAGAAATGGAGCGAGGTCGTGGGTTCCTCTGCGGCTGCTATGCTGGATGTGTACCCACCCCTGAGGAACCTCGGGTTCATGTCGCCCGGGAAAAGATATGCTGAGGCGCTGCATAAGGAAGAGAGGGCTCT GATACTTACCGATGCTCAGCCTTGTTTCTGCGTAGGCATTGTCGAAAGCCAAAAGACTCTCGGTTTCTCCGACGCCCTGGCCGGCTACATCTCTGGATCCGCGCTTGAGGCTGGTTCGGACACCACCGCATCCACGCTGACTGGCTTCGTCCAAGCCATGGTTCTACATCCATCGGTACAGAGGCAAGCCCAGGACGAGCTGGACCGAATTTGCGGTACCAAGAGACTCCCGAACATGGATGACTGGGACTCGATGCCCTACATACGGGCATGCGTTAAGGAGTCCCTGCGTTGGATGCCGACTGCGATCCTCGGCCTGCCGCACGCCGTCATACAGGACGACGAGTACATGGGCCACAAAATTCCCAAGGGCGCAGGCGTCATGCTGAATGTATGGGCCATCAACATGGACGAGAACCGGTTCGAGAATCCCCGCGCTTTTGACCCTTCTCGTTACGAAGGCGACGAACAGAACTCGTTTGAGTCAGCGATGAATGGCGACGCGTCGAAGCGCGATCACTACGTCTTTGGTGCTGGTCGACGGCTCTGCCAGGGAACGCATATCGCTGATCGATCGCTGTTCCTGAGTATTTCGAGGCTGTTGTGGGCTTTCAGCCTTGAGAAAGCGATTGATACTGAGGGAAATGAGATTACACCAAACGCGGATGACCTTACTGACGGGTTTCTGGTCCAGCCGAAGCCGTTCCCTGCGAAGATTACGCCGAGGAGTGATGCTCATGCCCAGGTCATCCGAAGGGAGTGGGAGGCGAGTCAGGCGCTTCTGGACGAGAGTAAGCAGTGGAAGGAGATCCCGAGCGGAATGGTTTTTGAGTCATTGGTTTCGTTGGATCTCAAGGAATGA
- a CDS encoding short-chain dehydrogenase, which produces MLFLMCILYLFCYSNDLLKHSARENESITRTRWLLPHYRYLVTSSRAGNENRGEPRQPRGLHLGAPMTLQSLQVNYFEAIANMSDRVAQIASHLNYPKGMLAGQVAIITGSGQGIGAEAARLFANEGAKVVVSDIDGKKAQQVADSITVAGGQAISVPGDMLSADYITTLVAKAAEFGGGKIHHIVNNAGYTWDGVIHKMTDKQWDTIIALHSTAPFRLVRAAAPYFRVKDGENRCVVNISSTSGVHGNAGQANYAMAKAGVTGLTKTIAKEWGPAFGVRANTVAFGFIKTRLTDAKEKGAFITGPDGEKIALGIPQAQKAAGAAEQDAHADIPLRRPGSPTEAASAVLAVVSPLFSYVSGQTIMVTGGRNM; this is translated from the exons ATGCTCTTTCTAATGTGCATATTGTACCTGTTCTGCTACTCCAATGACTTACTCAAACATTCAGCCCGCGAGAA CGAGTCCATCACCCGGACCCGATGGCTCTTACCCCACTACCGGTACCTCGTCACCTCGTCTAGGGCCGGGAATGAGAACCGCGGGGAACCTCGGCAGCCCAGGGGTCTTCACCTTGGAGCTCCAATGACACTTCAATCCTT ACAAGTCAACTACTTTGAGGCCATCGCCAACATGTCGGACCGCGTAGCGCAAATCGCATCTCACCTGAACTACCCCAAGGGTATGCTCGCCGGCCAAGTCGCCATCATCACCGGCAGCGGACAGGGAATCGGCGCCGAAGCAGCGCGGCTGTTTGCCAACGAGGGCGCAAAGGTTGTCGTTTCTGACATTGACGGCA AAAAGGCACAGCAAGTCGCAGACAGCATCACCGTCGCAGGCGGCCAAGCCATCAGCGTGCCCGGCGACATGCTCTCGGCAGACTACATCACCACCCTCGTCGCCAAAGCAGCAGAGTTCGGCGGCGGCAAGATCCACCACATTGTCAACAACGCCGGCTACACCTGGGACGGCGTCATCCACAAGATGACGGACAAGCAGTGGGACACCATCATCGCGCTGCACTCCACGGCCCCGTTCCGCCTCGTCCGCGCCGCGGCGCCCTATTTCCGCGTAAAGGACGGCGAGAACCGCTGCGTCGTCAATATCAGCTCTACCTCGGGCGTCCACGGCAACGCGGGCCAGGCAAACTACGCCATGGCGAAAGCCGGTGTTACGGGCTTGACCAAGACGATTGCCAAGGAGTGGGGCCCTGCGTTTGGTGTGAGGGCGAATACTGTTGCGTTTGGGTTCATCAAGACGCGGTTGACGGATGCCAAGGAGAAGGGTGCGTTTATCACCGGGCCGGATGGTGAGAAGATTGCGCTGGGAATCCCGCAGGCGCAGAAAGCGGCTGGGGCGGCTGAGCAGGATGCGCATGCTGATATTCCGCTGCGGAGGCCTGGCTCGCCTACCGAGGCTGCTTCTGCGGTGCTTGCTGTGGTTAGTCCGCTGTTTAGCTATGTGAGCGGCCAGACGATCATGGTGACTGGTGGCCGGAACATGTAA
- a CDS encoding dolichol-phosphate mannosyltransferase, whose product MATNKYSVILPTYNERRNLPIVAWLLNRTFTQHKLEWELIIVDDGSPDGTQEVANQLVKAYAPHVILKTRTGKLGLGTAYVHGLQFVTGNFVIIMDADFSHHPKFIPQMVARQKEGNYDIVTGTRYAGNGGVYGWDLKRKFVSRGANLFADTVLRPGVSDLTGSFRLYKKSVLDKVISSTESKGYTFQMEMMVRAKAMGCSVAEVPITFVDRVYGDSKLGGDEIVEYAKGVLSLWAKV is encoded by the exons ATGGCAACTAACAAGTACTCGGTCATCCTGCCTACCTACAATGAGCGTCGCAACCTGCCCATCGTCGCCTGGTTGCTGAACCGCACCTTCACCCAGCA CAAGCTCGAATGGGAACTCATCATCGTAGACGACGGCTCTCCCGACGGCACCCAAGAAGTCGCCAACCAGCTCGTCAAAGCCTACGCCCCGCACGTCATCCTCAAAACCCGCACCGGCAAGCTGGGCCTGGGAACCGCCTACGTCCACGGCCTGCAGTTCGTCACCGGCAACTTTGTCATCATCATGGACGCCGACTTCTCACACCACCCCAAGTTCATCCCCCAGATGGTCGCCCGCCAAAAGGAGGGCAACTACGACATCGTTACCGGCACTCGCTACGCCGGCAACGGCGGCGTCTACGGCTGGGACCTCAAGCGCAAGTTCGTCTCCCGCGGCGCCAACCTCTTCGCCGACACCGTTCTGCGCCCCGGCGTCAGCGATCTGACGGGCAGCTTCCGCCTCTACAAGAAGAGCGTGCTCGATAAGGTCATCTCGAGCACCGAGAGCAAGGGATACACGTTCCAGATGGAGATGATGGTGCGCGCCAAGGCTATGGGGTGCTCTGTCGCCGAGGTGCCCATTACCTTTGTCGACCGCGTCTACGGCGACAGCAAGCTTGGTGGTGACGAGATTGTCGAGTACGCCAAGGGTGTGCTTTCGCTGTGGGCCAAGGTCTAA